A genomic segment from Bradyrhizobium diazoefficiens USDA 110 encodes:
- a CDS encoding c-type cytochrome yields the protein MSSRALSLATVVLLIGFGAADAVLAQATNLEAGKAPSQLFAQTCSACHKSPRGLLKTVAPGSLPGFLRQHYTTSSDMAGVLASYLVSNGATDTRYQAKDGKDKKDGAKDKEASTNPAQSPEHQGRRQRSQEAAKPEGETAAPAAEGARQKRAARPSEEGVKEGAKPEGQATPEGRKAKRLSKRGKPETEEAPKVDAAAPAADDRKSEPKPDTAKVEPGRDEAKPDSAKASEKPAEPKPESARVEPRGSEAPALRPDPVPQVTPAPPAAATKPAEPAAPKAAEEAAPAPAASSEPAVKPQEPAPPTTAAAPPPTESSGPPAPPISR from the coding sequence ATGTCGAGCCGAGCGCTCAGCCTCGCGACGGTAGTGCTTCTGATCGGCTTCGGTGCGGCCGATGCCGTTCTGGCACAGGCGACGAACCTCGAGGCCGGCAAGGCCCCATCCCAGCTCTTCGCGCAGACCTGCAGTGCCTGCCACAAGAGCCCGAGGGGGCTGCTGAAGACTGTCGCGCCGGGCTCGCTCCCGGGTTTCCTGCGTCAGCACTACACGACCAGCTCCGACATGGCCGGCGTGCTGGCCTCCTACCTCGTTTCGAACGGCGCCACCGACACCCGCTACCAGGCCAAAGACGGCAAGGACAAGAAGGACGGCGCCAAGGACAAGGAAGCGAGCACCAATCCTGCGCAGTCGCCCGAGCATCAGGGCCGTCGCCAGCGCTCCCAGGAGGCCGCCAAGCCGGAAGGCGAAACCGCCGCTCCAGCCGCCGAGGGCGCGCGCCAGAAGCGCGCGGCGCGGCCGAGCGAGGAGGGGGTAAAGGAAGGCGCGAAGCCCGAGGGGCAAGCCACGCCGGAGGGCCGCAAGGCCAAGCGTCTCAGCAAGCGCGGCAAGCCCGAAACCGAAGAGGCGCCGAAGGTCGATGCCGCCGCGCCGGCCGCTGACGACAGGAAGAGCGAGCCCAAGCCCGACACCGCCAAGGTCGAGCCCGGTCGCGACGAAGCCAAGCCCGACAGCGCCAAGGCCTCGGAGAAACCCGCCGAGCCGAAGCCGGAGAGCGCCAGGGTCGAGCCGCGCGGCAGCGAAGCTCCGGCGCTGCGGCCCGATCCGGTGCCGCAGGTGACGCCGGCCCCGCCGGCGGCCGCCACGAAGCCCGCCGAGCCGGCCGCGCCCAAGGCGGCGGAAGAGGCGGCTCCCGCGCCTGCCGCAAGCTCCGAGCCGGCGGTCAAGCCGCAGGAGCCGGCGCCGCCCACGACCGCTGCGGCCCCGCCGCCGACGGAGTCATCGGGACCGCCAGCACCGCCGATTTCGCGCTAA
- a CDS encoding sulfite exporter TauE/SafE family protein: MAFLFVLTVGLVAGTISGIVGTGSSIMLMPVLVYAYGPKEAVPIMAVASVMANFSRILAWWREVDWRACAAYSVTGVPAAALGARTLLALPSHTVDLAIGIFLIAMVPVRHWLARHDLKANLWHLAIGGAVIGYLTGIVVSTGPLSVPLFLFYGLSKGAFLATEAAASLGLYFAKSVTFERFGALTSDVFIKGLIAGSSLMAGAFIAKRFVLHLKPEMFRLLMDAIMIAAGLSMFWNATQP; the protein is encoded by the coding sequence TTGGCCTTCCTCTTCGTCCTCACCGTCGGCCTCGTCGCCGGCACCATCTCAGGCATCGTCGGCACCGGCTCGTCGATCATGCTGATGCCGGTGCTGGTCTACGCCTATGGGCCGAAGGAAGCCGTGCCGATCATGGCGGTCGCCTCCGTCATGGCGAATTTCTCGCGGATCCTGGCCTGGTGGCGCGAGGTCGACTGGCGGGCCTGCGCGGCCTATTCGGTGACGGGTGTTCCGGCCGCAGCGCTTGGCGCGCGCACGCTGCTCGCGCTCCCCTCCCACACCGTCGATCTTGCCATCGGCATCTTCCTGATCGCAATGGTGCCGGTCCGGCACTGGCTGGCGCGGCACGACCTCAAGGCCAATCTCTGGCATCTTGCGATCGGCGGCGCCGTCATCGGCTATCTCACCGGCATCGTGGTCTCGACCGGGCCGCTCAGCGTGCCGCTGTTCCTGTTCTACGGCCTCTCCAAGGGCGCATTCCTCGCCACCGAGGCGGCCGCCTCGCTCGGCCTCTACTTCGCGAAGTCCGTGACCTTCGAGCGCTTCGGCGCACTGACGAGCGATGTGTTCATCAAAGGTCTGATCGCAGGATCGTCATTGATGGCCGGCGCCTTCATCGCAAAGCGTTTCGTGCTGCATCTGAAGCCCGAGATGTTCCGCCTGCTGATGGACGCGATCATGATCGCAGCCGGGCTCTCGATGTTCTGGAACGCGACACAGCCGTAG
- the alr gene encoding alanine racemase: MASDPKMNPQSGLLSAEANHAAALAAFGGVLTVDLDAIIANWRKLEKTAVPAECAAVIKADAYGCGAAQVARALHKAGCKTFFVATIEEARKVRAAVPEPTIYVLGGYFQNTGEHYAQINCRPVIGDLNELAEWDVFCRRTGWNGGAAVHIDTGMNRLGLTLAEAQAIIPRINAGDHGITLVMSHLVSAEQLNSPVNAKQLASFRGIASEFSGVPAALANSSGIFLGAPFQFDLVRPGAALYGVNPTPEADNPMQPVVDLKARIVQIRNVERGESVGYGGTWTARRPTKLAIIAVGYADGYFRAASSNDGTRGAEVIVAGKRCPVAGRVSMDLIAIDITDLPPNAARRGHLVTLIGEGITVDELAHHFGTIGYEVLTSLGHRYARVYKGGNVVEPLAKPAAEQPSSPPPVEQPASPPPLPS, translated from the coding sequence ATGGCGTCCGACCCGAAAATGAACCCGCAATCCGGCCTTCTCTCAGCGGAGGCCAACCATGCCGCCGCGCTCGCTGCCTTCGGCGGCGTGCTCACCGTCGACCTCGACGCCATCATTGCCAACTGGCGCAAGCTCGAGAAGACGGCGGTGCCGGCCGAATGCGCGGCGGTGATCAAGGCCGATGCCTATGGCTGCGGCGCCGCGCAGGTCGCGCGTGCCCTCCACAAGGCCGGCTGCAAGACCTTCTTCGTCGCCACCATCGAGGAGGCGCGCAAGGTGCGCGCCGCCGTACCGGAGCCGACCATCTACGTGCTCGGCGGCTATTTCCAGAACACCGGCGAGCACTACGCCCAGATCAATTGCCGTCCGGTGATCGGCGATCTCAACGAGCTCGCCGAATGGGACGTGTTCTGCCGCCGCACCGGCTGGAACGGAGGCGCCGCTGTTCACATCGACACCGGCATGAACCGGCTCGGGCTGACGCTTGCGGAAGCACAGGCCATCATCCCCCGCATCAATGCCGGCGACCACGGCATCACGCTGGTGATGAGCCATCTGGTCTCGGCCGAGCAGCTCAACAGCCCCGTCAATGCCAAACAGCTCGCTTCCTTCCGCGGCATCGCCAGCGAATTCTCCGGCGTGCCGGCGGCGCTCGCCAATTCGTCCGGAATCTTCCTCGGGGCGCCGTTCCAGTTCGACCTGGTGCGGCCGGGCGCCGCGCTCTACGGCGTCAACCCGACGCCGGAGGCCGATAATCCGATGCAGCCGGTGGTCGACCTCAAGGCGCGCATCGTGCAGATTCGCAATGTCGAGCGCGGCGAGAGCGTCGGCTATGGCGGCACCTGGACCGCGCGCCGGCCGACCAAGCTTGCAATCATCGCGGTCGGCTATGCCGACGGCTATTTCCGCGCCGCCAGTTCAAACGACGGCACGCGCGGCGCAGAGGTGATCGTTGCCGGCAAACGCTGCCCGGTTGCAGGCCGCGTCTCCATGGACCTGATCGCGATCGACATCACCGATCTGCCGCCGAACGCGGCACGGCGCGGCCACCTGGTGACGCTGATCGGCGAAGGCATCACCGTCGACGAGCTCGCGCATCATTTCGGCACGATCGGCTATGAGGTGCTGACCAGCCTCGGCCACCGCTATGCCCGCGTCTACAAGGGCGGCAATGTGGTGGAGCCGCTGGCAAAGCCGGCAGCCGAGCAGCCGTCCTCTCCGCCGCCGGTCGAGCAGCCGGCGAGCCCGCCGCCGCTGCCGAGCTAA
- a CDS encoding GFA family protein has product MSIEASCHCGETVFEVTEAPSSVTRCTCSLCAKRGSLWAYYKPAQFRLLSPPENVTTYLWGSRTVKHHFCASCGCGTYSESPDWSTGKPDFDNPKVAVNARLFDDFDLDAVPVNMIDGKNLW; this is encoded by the coding sequence ATGTCGATCGAGGCGAGCTGTCATTGCGGTGAAACGGTGTTCGAGGTGACGGAGGCGCCCTCCAGCGTGACGCGCTGCACCTGTTCGCTCTGCGCCAAGCGCGGCTCGCTGTGGGCCTATTACAAGCCGGCGCAGTTTCGTCTGCTGTCGCCGCCGGAAAACGTCACGACCTATCTCTGGGGCAGCCGCACCGTCAAACACCATTTCTGTGCGAGCTGCGGCTGCGGCACCTATTCGGAGTCGCCGGACTGGTCGACCGGCAAGCCTGACTTCGACAACCCCAAGGTCGCGGTGAACGCGCGCCTGTTCGACGATTTCGACCTCGACGCGGTACCGGTGAACATGATCGACGGCAAGAATTTGTGGTGA
- a CDS encoding transcriptional regulator — protein MRPERQHGIWRSEAGSRLWLSGLIAAMQHAERPEVRRQPVAPEILAELRAQLALTASFRSSPISTSRH, from the coding sequence ATGCGGCCAGAACGGCAGCACGGGATATGGCGAAGCGAGGCAGGCAGCCGGCTCTGGCTGTCCGGGCTGATCGCGGCCATGCAGCATGCCGAGCGCCCCGAAGTCCGCCGCCAGCCGGTCGCGCCCGAGATCCTGGCGGAACTGCGGGCGCAGTTGGCGTTAACGGCGTCTTTCCGCTCTTCTCCGATTTCAACCTCGCGCCACTAG
- a CDS encoding SAM-dependent methyltransferase → MDRLLRQFLSQFIRRGSMTVTTAKGSKFTVGDGSGEPIAVRFVTADAERKILINPELGLGEAYMDGEFVVERGTIADALAILLDQPDLLPQWAKPWWHLRYLTRHLKQFNPRARSRRNVAHHYDLDARLYSLFLDADKQYSCAYFETPESTLDDAQLAKKRHIAAKLRVKGGERVLDIGSGWGGLGLYLAETAGADVTGITLSSEQLQLANARAAEKGLTRSAKFLLQDYRDIDGPFDRIVSVGMLEHVGVRFYDAYFQRCAELLNEDGVMMLHSIGRSQGPDSTNPWIAKYIFPGGYIPALSEVLPAIERAGLLVCDIEILRLHYAETLKAWRERFMARREEAVQLYDERFALMWEFYLAASEMTFRKQHMMNFQIQLTKRQGVVPITRDYVAHEEARLRAIEGGAKPRLKLAGE, encoded by the coding sequence ATGGACCGTTTGTTGCGTCAATTCCTGTCTCAATTCATTCGCCGCGGGTCGATGACGGTGACCACGGCGAAGGGGTCGAAGTTCACCGTCGGCGACGGCTCAGGCGAACCGATCGCAGTCCGTTTCGTGACTGCGGACGCGGAACGGAAGATCCTCATCAATCCCGAGCTCGGGCTTGGCGAGGCCTATATGGATGGCGAGTTCGTCGTCGAGCGCGGCACCATAGCTGATGCCCTCGCGATCCTGCTCGATCAACCCGACCTGTTGCCGCAGTGGGCAAAACCCTGGTGGCACCTGCGCTATCTGACGCGGCATCTGAAGCAGTTCAATCCGCGCGCGCGCTCGCGTCGCAATGTCGCGCATCACTACGATCTCGACGCCCGGCTCTATTCCCTCTTCCTCGACGCCGACAAGCAATATAGCTGCGCCTATTTCGAGACGCCGGAGAGCACCCTCGACGACGCGCAGCTCGCCAAGAAGCGCCACATCGCCGCAAAGCTTCGCGTCAAGGGCGGCGAGCGCGTGCTCGACATCGGCTCGGGCTGGGGCGGCCTCGGGCTCTATCTCGCCGAGACCGCAGGCGCCGACGTCACCGGCATCACGCTGTCGTCAGAGCAGTTGCAGCTCGCCAATGCGCGCGCGGCCGAAAAGGGCCTGACCCGATCGGCCAAATTCCTGCTCCAGGACTATCGCGACATTGACGGGCCGTTCGACCGGATCGTCTCGGTCGGCATGTTGGAGCATGTCGGCGTCAGGTTCTACGACGCCTACTTCCAGCGCTGCGCCGAACTCCTGAACGAGGACGGCGTCATGATGCTGCACTCGATCGGCCGTTCACAGGGCCCGGATTCGACCAATCCCTGGATCGCCAAGTACATCTTCCCGGGCGGTTACATCCCCGCTCTGTCCGAAGTGCTGCCGGCGATCGAGCGTGCTGGTCTCCTGGTCTGCGACATCGAGATCCTGCGGCTGCATTACGCCGAGACGCTGAAGGCCTGGCGGGAGCGCTTCATGGCGCGGCGCGAGGAGGCCGTGCAGCTTTACGACGAGCGCTTCGCCCTGATGTGGGAATTTTATCTGGCGGCCAGCGAGATGACGTTCCGCAAGCAGCACATGATGAACTTCCAGATCCAGCTCACCAAGCGTCAGGGCGTGGTGCCAATCACCCGTGACTACGTCGCGCACGAAGAAGCCCGCCTCCGGGCCATCGAGGGCGGCGCCAAGCCACGGCTGAAGCTGGCCGGTGAATAG
- a CDS encoding putative bifunctional diguanylate cyclase/phosphodiesterase codes for MRNGDDMTDPDRKQQAAAPSRSRSVVRAMIWATVPVLLVVQLLASAGVEASSFWSQIRQLDARIARTAESRAELIAEPLWKMRYDQVTNVLNEIMHDETIAAAAVYDDTGAAIARVVARPSGQAVAEVSRPINYSNGNMAVQAGRIAIAYSYATVYADTGSRLMRLLIVGLLATLATVVAMRISANIFIGKPLDAIMSAIQRSKRDGRAYPADITSSNEFGQLAHAFNAMQHTTSGALDRLGHMASHDPLTSLPNRRSLSERLVTLSGDAGSPDSLIAFCFIDLDDFKGINDTFGHDAGDKFLVHISGRLREAVEPQDWVARLGGDEFVVIRPEVSNEATAQAFARHLLAAISEPIRLHDKQVVPRASIGLAVRRADDPELSHLPALADIALYHAKTKAPGTVAVLNEALQRDYRRRRELELAIPTGFAEGQFEVWYQSQVDLDSQGVVGLEALIRWRHPEYGVIGPGEFLSLIERSGNNARLTRYVLTDACRALRHLAAAGRPDIRIAINLPPSELADHSLAAELRETCQRFGVAASSLELEITEGSLINNIASASETLHRLRRLGATIALDDFGTGYSSLAHLRRFPLDKVKIDKAFISEIPDSAEDKAIVGVIASLAGTLGLTLVAEGIERPEQADAMREMGVMLGQGYHYHRPQPLAAVLQWLEGQAAGSRVVTDSPSIAPEFAA; via the coding sequence GCGCCGTCGCGCTCGCGCTCGGTGGTCCGCGCGATGATCTGGGCCACCGTGCCGGTGCTGCTGGTGGTGCAGTTGCTCGCCTCCGCCGGCGTCGAGGCATCCAGCTTCTGGTCGCAGATCAGGCAGCTCGACGCGCGCATTGCCCGCACGGCCGAGAGCCGCGCCGAGCTGATCGCCGAGCCGCTCTGGAAGATGCGTTACGACCAGGTCACGAACGTGCTCAATGAGATCATGCACGACGAGACCATCGCGGCGGCGGCCGTCTATGACGACACCGGCGCTGCAATCGCCCGCGTGGTGGCGCGCCCCTCCGGGCAGGCGGTCGCGGAGGTGTCGCGTCCGATCAACTACAGCAACGGCAACATGGCCGTGCAGGCCGGCCGCATCGCGATCGCCTATTCCTACGCGACAGTCTACGCCGACACGGGCAGCCGTCTGATGCGGCTGCTGATCGTTGGCCTGCTCGCAACGCTTGCGACCGTGGTCGCAATGCGGATATCGGCGAACATCTTCATCGGCAAGCCGCTTGACGCAATCATGTCGGCGATCCAGCGCAGCAAGCGGGATGGTCGCGCCTATCCGGCGGACATCACATCGTCGAACGAATTCGGCCAGCTCGCGCACGCCTTCAACGCGATGCAGCACACGACGTCAGGTGCGCTCGACCGGCTCGGGCACATGGCGTCGCACGACCCGCTTACGAGCCTGCCCAATCGGCGCTCGCTGTCCGAGCGCCTGGTGACCTTGAGCGGCGATGCAGGCTCGCCGGATTCCCTGATCGCCTTCTGCTTCATCGATCTGGACGACTTCAAGGGCATCAACGACACTTTCGGTCATGATGCCGGCGACAAGTTCCTGGTCCACATTTCCGGGCGTCTCCGCGAGGCGGTCGAGCCGCAGGATTGGGTGGCGCGGCTCGGCGGCGACGAATTCGTCGTGATCCGCCCCGAAGTCAGCAACGAAGCGACCGCGCAGGCCTTCGCGCGCCATCTGCTGGCCGCGATTTCCGAGCCGATCCGGCTTCACGACAAGCAGGTCGTGCCGCGGGCCAGCATCGGTCTTGCCGTGCGCCGCGCCGACGATCCCGAGCTATCGCACCTGCCGGCGCTCGCCGACATCGCGCTCTACCATGCCAAGACCAAGGCGCCCGGCACCGTCGCGGTGCTGAACGAGGCGCTCCAGCGCGACTACCGCCGTCGCAGGGAGCTCGAGCTTGCCATTCCCACAGGCTTCGCCGAGGGCCAGTTCGAGGTCTGGTATCAAAGCCAGGTCGACCTCGACAGCCAGGGCGTCGTCGGCCTGGAGGCGCTCATTCGTTGGCGCCACCCTGAATATGGCGTGATCGGTCCCGGCGAATTCCTGTCACTGATCGAGCGCAGCGGCAACAATGCACGGCTGACGCGCTATGTGCTGACCGATGCCTGCCGCGCGCTGCGACATCTGGCTGCCGCCGGCAGGCCGGATATCCGGATCGCGATCAACCTGCCGCCGTCCGAGCTCGCCGACCATTCGCTTGCCGCCGAGCTGCGCGAGACCTGCCAGCGCTTCGGCGTCGCGGCATCGTCGCTCGAGCTCGAGATCACCGAGGGTTCGCTGATCAACAACATCGCCAGCGCGTCCGAGACGTTGCACCGCCTGCGGCGCCTCGGCGCCACCATCGCGCTCGACGATTTCGGCACGGGCTACAGCTCGCTCGCCCATCTCAGGCGTTTCCCACTCGACAAGGTCAAGATCGACAAGGCCTTCATCAGCGAGATTCCGGACAGCGCGGAAGACAAGGCGATCGTTGGCGTCATCGCCTCGCTCGCCGGCACGCTGGGGCTGACGCTTGTCGCGGAAGGCATCGAGCGGCCCGAGCAAGCTGACGCCATGCGCGAGATGGGTGTGATGCTCGGGCAGGGTTATCACTATCATCGGCCGCAACCGCTCGCGGCCGTGCTGCAATGGCTCGAGGGACAGGCGGCTGGGAGCCGCGTCGTCACCGACAGCCCGTCGATCGCGCCCGAATTTGCCGCCTGA
- a CDS encoding exodeoxyribonuclease III has translation MKIATFNINNINRRLPNLLAWMRAAKPDVVALQELKASDGEFPAAAIEKAGYGAVWRGQKTWNGVAILARDAEPILTRDRLPGGSDDHEARYIEAAVRGIIVTSIYLPNGNPQPGPKFDYKLDWFARLKRHAKTFIKQDLPVVLAGDYNVAPTAIDIYPTRSWDKDALIQPKSRAAFASLVAQGWGDAIRELHPDKRIYTFWDYKRNRWPRDAGLRLDHLLLSPALISRLAKAGVDKKVRGEDGASDHAPAWIVLR, from the coding sequence ATGAAGATCGCGACATTCAACATCAACAACATCAACCGCCGCCTGCCCAATCTGCTGGCATGGATGCGCGCGGCAAAGCCAGATGTCGTCGCGCTCCAGGAATTGAAGGCAAGTGATGGCGAATTTCCGGCGGCAGCCATCGAAAAGGCCGGCTACGGCGCAGTATGGCGTGGACAAAAAACCTGGAACGGCGTTGCCATCCTCGCCCGCGATGCCGAGCCCATTCTCACCCGCGACCGCCTGCCCGGCGGCAGCGACGATCACGAGGCGCGCTACATCGAGGCCGCCGTGCGCGGCATCATCGTCACCAGCATCTACCTGCCCAACGGCAACCCCCAGCCGGGGCCGAAATTCGACTACAAGCTTGACTGGTTCGCGCGCCTGAAGCGCCACGCCAAGACCTTCATCAAGCAGGATCTGCCCGTGGTGCTCGCCGGCGACTACAACGTGGCGCCGACGGCGATCGACATTTATCCGACGAGGTCCTGGGACAAGGATGCGCTGATCCAGCCGAAGAGCCGCGCGGCATTTGCCTCGCTCGTCGCGCAAGGCTGGGGCGACGCGATCCGCGAGCTTCATCCGGACAAGCGCATCTACACTTTCTGGGACTATAAGCGGAACCGCTGGCCGCGCGATGCCGGCCTGCGGCTCGATCATCTGCTGCTCAGCCCTGCCCTTATTTCACGCCTGGCCAAGGCCGGCGTCGACAAGAAGGTGCGCGGCGAGGACGGCGCAAGCGATCACGCGCCGGCCTGGATCGTCCTGCGCTAG
- a CDS encoding replicative DNA helicase — protein MALTDSNVLKLAPDAGTPTYRSAPHNIEAEQSLLGAILVNNDAFYRVSDFLEAKHFFEPLHQTIFDTAGSLIRMGKIATPVTLKTFLPADTDVGGMTIGQYLARLAAEATTIINAQDYGRTVYDLSLRRDLIGIGEDMVNVAYDAPVDFQPRAQIEDAERKLYELAESGRYDGGFQKFSQALAVAVDLAAKAFQRDGKLSGISTGMRDLDTKMGGLQHSDLIIVAGRPGMGKTSLATNIAYNVARAYVPELQADGTTKAANGGVIGFFSCEMSADQLATRIVAERTGVPSSHIRRGGISEADFEKIREVSIELQSLPFYVDATGGLSIAQLMARARRLKRQKGLDLLVIDYIQLLSGSGKRASDSRVQEITEITTSLKALAKELNVPVIALSQLSRQVESRDDKRPQLSDLRESGSIEQDADVVLFVYREEYYLAMKEPRPGTPEHEKWQLDMSLAHGKAEVIIGKQRHGPTGTVDLAFEASVTRFGDLAPDSQMPARNSNDY, from the coding sequence ATGGCCCTGACTGATTCGAACGTTCTCAAACTCGCGCCTGACGCAGGAACTCCGACCTATCGGAGCGCGCCGCACAATATCGAGGCGGAACAGAGCCTTCTGGGCGCCATCCTGGTCAACAACGATGCCTTCTACCGCGTCTCCGACTTCCTGGAGGCGAAGCATTTCTTCGAGCCGCTGCACCAGACCATCTTCGACACCGCCGGCAGCCTGATCCGGATGGGCAAGATCGCCACGCCCGTCACGCTGAAGACGTTCCTGCCCGCCGATACCGACGTCGGGGGCATGACCATCGGGCAATATCTGGCGCGCCTCGCTGCCGAAGCGACCACCATCATCAACGCCCAGGACTACGGCCGCACCGTCTACGACCTGTCGCTCAGGCGCGACCTGATCGGCATCGGCGAGGACATGGTCAATGTCGCCTATGACGCCCCGGTCGATTTCCAGCCGCGCGCGCAGATCGAGGACGCCGAGCGAAAGCTGTACGAACTCGCCGAGTCCGGGCGCTATGACGGCGGCTTCCAGAAATTCTCGCAGGCGTTGGCGGTCGCGGTCGATCTCGCGGCAAAGGCGTTCCAGCGCGACGGAAAGCTGTCGGGCATCTCGACGGGTATGCGCGACCTCGACACCAAGATGGGCGGCCTGCAGCACTCCGATCTCATCATCGTCGCGGGACGTCCCGGCATGGGCAAGACGTCACTGGCGACCAACATCGCCTACAATGTCGCACGCGCCTACGTTCCGGAACTCCAGGCCGACGGCACCACGAAGGCCGCCAATGGCGGCGTAATCGGCTTCTTCTCCTGCGAAATGTCGGCCGACCAGCTCGCCACGCGTATCGTGGCCGAGCGCACCGGCGTTCCCTCCTCCCACATCCGCCGCGGCGGCATCTCGGAAGCCGATTTCGAGAAGATCCGGGAGGTCTCGATCGAGCTGCAATCGCTTCCTTTCTATGTCGACGCGACTGGAGGCCTGTCGATCGCGCAGCTGATGGCGCGCGCGCGCCGCCTGAAGCGTCAGAAGGGCCTCGACCTGCTCGTGATCGACTACATCCAGCTGCTGTCCGGCTCGGGCAAGCGCGCCAGCGACAGCCGCGTGCAGGAAATCACTGAGATCACGACCAGCCTGAAGGCGCTCGCCAAGGAGCTCAACGTTCCCGTGATCGCGCTGTCCCAGCTCTCACGCCAGGTCGAATCCCGCGACGACAAGCGGCCGCAGCTCTCCGACTTGCGTGAATCCGGATCGATCGAGCAGGACGCCGACGTCGTCCTATTCGTGTACCGCGAGGAATATTACCTCGCGATGAAGGAGCCCCGCCCGGGCACGCCTGAACACGAGAAGTGGCAGCTTGACATGAGTCTTGCGCACGGAAAAGCCGAGGTCATCATCGGCAAGCAGCGCCACGGCCCGACAGGCACCGTCGATCTGGCGTTCGAAGCCTCCGTCACGCGGTTCGGTGACCTCGCGCCCGACAGCCAGATGCCGGCTCGCAACAGCAACGACTACTGA
- a CDS encoding TetR/AcrR family transcriptional regulator — translation MTTSVRDDLLAAGLFVFDRVGFEAATVAAIRAKARASNGSFFHAFGSKKELAGALFLEVLRHYHAAVLAALDPVPDAEQGIDRLIRAHLDWVVSSRREARYLFEISRSEWGEDVRDAQRAQNARLAEGIERWRAPLVAGGELLPMTPVTFISQLIGPAQIFCRAFLSGRDRADPRSEADTLVACAIRALRPPDRINKQ, via the coding sequence ATGACGACGAGCGTGCGTGACGACCTGTTGGCGGCGGGGCTGTTCGTGTTCGACCGCGTCGGCTTCGAAGCTGCGACGGTGGCTGCGATCCGCGCCAAGGCGCGCGCCTCCAACGGCAGCTTCTTTCATGCCTTCGGGTCGAAGAAGGAGCTGGCCGGCGCGCTGTTCCTGGAGGTGCTGCGGCATTATCACGCCGCGGTGCTGGCCGCGCTCGATCCCGTGCCTGATGCCGAACAGGGCATCGATCGCCTGATCCGGGCGCATCTCGACTGGGTCGTCTCGAGCCGGCGCGAGGCCCGCTATCTCTTCGAGATCTCGCGCAGCGAATGGGGCGAGGACGTCCGCGACGCCCAGCGCGCACAGAATGCGCGCCTTGCCGAAGGCATCGAACGCTGGCGCGCGCCTCTGGTTGCCGGCGGCGAGCTCCTGCCGATGACGCCGGTGACGTTCATCAGCCAGCTCATCGGCCCGGCGCAGATCTTCTGCCGCGCCTTCCTGTCGGGTCGCGATCGTGCCGATCCGCGGAGCGAAGCCGACACGCTGGTCGCCTGCGCCATCCGCGCGCTGCGGCCGCCCGATCGCATCAACAAGCAATAG
- a CDS encoding DUF4886 domain-containing protein has translation MMRLLTRAMLAMCLGVVVSFNAAQAQTRPKVTTLGPDFPKAALFVGNSFFYYNNGMPWHLSFMERAADAANKAAYRNTMVTIGGSGLDWHDMDNLLRPGGIGAYSFDEQNVVVFNKPGRQFEAVVMMDCSQCPIHPQLKDAFVAFAKKDSEIVRAHDMRPVLFMSWAYADKPEMTEGLAEAYTLAGNANDALVIPAGLAFARVRKLQPELNLYAPDKRHPSPAGTYLAACTTLAALTGRTPVGNSYTIGLDPETAQLLQKAAWDTVQEYYGL, from the coding sequence ATGATGCGTCTTTTGACGCGAGCGATGCTCGCAATGTGTCTGGGAGTTGTAGTCAGCTTCAACGCGGCGCAGGCGCAGACCAGGCCGAAGGTCACGACGCTCGGACCTGACTTCCCCAAGGCGGCGCTGTTCGTCGGGAACAGCTTCTTCTATTACAACAACGGCATGCCCTGGCATCTCTCCTTCATGGAGCGGGCTGCGGATGCGGCCAACAAGGCGGCGTATCGCAACACCATGGTCACGATCGGCGGCTCCGGCCTCGACTGGCACGACATGGACAATCTGCTGCGGCCGGGCGGCATCGGCGCCTACTCCTTCGACGAGCAGAACGTCGTGGTCTTCAACAAGCCCGGCAGGCAGTTCGAAGCGGTTGTGATGATGGATTGCAGCCAGTGCCCAATCCATCCGCAATTGAAAGACGCCTTCGTCGCCTTCGCGAAGAAGGACAGCGAGATCGTCCGCGCCCACGACATGCGGCCGGTGCTGTTCATGTCCTGGGCCTACGCCGACAAGCCGGAGATGACGGAAGGACTGGCCGAGGCCTATACGCTCGCCGGCAATGCCAATGATGCGCTCGTCATTCCCGCGGGTCTTGCGTTTGCGCGCGTCCGCAAGCTTCAGCCCGAGCTCAATCTCTATGCGCCGGACAAGCGGCATCCGAGTCCGGCCGGCACGTATCTGGCGGCCTGCACGACGCTCGCCGCGCTGACAGGTCGCACGCCGGTCGGCAATTCCTACACGATAGGGCTGGATCCGGAGACGGCGCAACTGTTGCAAAAGGCGGCGTGGGACACGGTGCAGGAGTATTACGGGCTCTGA